CTAGATTGTCACCTGACAAAATTGCGATACATACGAATAATAATCAAATCAGTTATAAGGAATGGAGTCAATTAATTAATCAGACGGCAAATTGGCTACACTCTTATCTATTAAATTCGAAAACAATTGGTATCCTTTTACCAAATGGTATCCAGTTCTTGCAGATGTTTACAGCAGCGTCTAAAGCGGGTTGGATCGCTGTTCCGTATGATATGAAATGGAATGTAGCGGATTTGGAAAAAAGGGTAAAGCTGTCGAATCCTTCTATTATTGTTACAACAAAAGAAATGTACAATAAGATTCATTCGATCCATCCAAATCTGAAGATTTTAGATGATATCTTACAAGAAATTGCTCAATTTGATCCCTTACCTTCTATGGAAATAAATGAAAACCTTCCTTTCTATGTCGGATTTACTTCAGGTACAACCGGTAGTCCGAAAGCATTTATCCGTTCTCAAGATTCATGGGTTGCTAGCTTTGATTGCAATCGCTTCGACTTTGGATTAAATGAAACGGATCAAATTCTTATACCTGGAGCCTTGATTCATTCTCATTTTTTATATGGTGCAATCAGTACTTTATATTTAGGAGGAACAGTTATTCTTTTAGAAAAGTTTTCTCCTATAAATGTAATATCACGAATCAATTCTTTCCCTATTACGACTATTTATGTTGTTCCGACGATGATCGAAGCATTAATAAGAGAAGGTATTCAAGTCGATCAAGCGATTAAGATCCTTTCGTCTGGTGCAAAGTGGACCGAAAAATCTAAAATTGAATTTCGTCATTTGTTTCCTGCTATAACAATTTACGAATTTTTTGGGGCTAGCGAATTAAGCTTCATTACCGTTTTGTCGGATCGAGATGGTGTCCATAAGGCAAAAACGGTTGGAAAGCCTTGTTATGGTGTGGAGTTACAAATTCGTCGACCAGACCAAGAGTTAGCTAAACCAAATGAAACTGGAAAAATATATGTGAAAAGTAAGTATTTAATAAATGGATACTTTGAAGAAAATGAAAAAACCATTTATTCAATTCAAGATAATGACGGCTGGGCTACTGTTCATGATATGGGCTTTATTGATGAAGACGGTTTTTTAACAATAAACGGGCGTGAAAAAAATATGATTTTATACGGAGGTATTAATATATTTCCTGAAGAAATTGAAAAAGTTATTTCTCTTCATCCAGATGTTGAGGAGGTTGCAGTTGTTGGTCTTTCAAACCCGTATTGGGGCCAAATTGTTGCAGCAGTGATCAAAGGTAAATCAAATTCGGTTGAGTTAAAAAGATTTTGTAAGACACACTTATCAGCATATAAAATACCACGTAAATGGTTTTTTCAAAATGAAATGCCGTATACGACTAGCGGGAAGATCGCACGCGCAGAGCTAATTAAACAAATCGAAATGCAGGTGACTAACAATTAAACGAGCTGTCATTGTCAAAGCAAAGCGAACACCTATCGGAAAAAAAGGTGGAATTTTAAGAGATTTTCTACCACATGAACTTACTGCCCCTCTGTTTAAGTATTTGGCAAAGGGGTTAGATGAAAAGATTGATGACATCATTATAGGAAATGTTGTTGGCCCAGGGGGAAATGTCGCTCGGGTTTCTGCATTAGAAGCGGATCTTCCTCTAACAGTCCCGGGGATCACAATTGATCGGCAATGTAGTGCTGGTTTAGAAGCGATTCGTATGGCTTGTTACTTAGTCCAAGGTGGTGCTGGTAATTGCTATCTTGCTGGAGGAGTTGAGAGTTCTAGTACCTCCCCATTTCCTGCTAGAGCTAGATTTGCACCTGACAAGATTGGTGATCCTGACATGGGGATTGCAGCAGAAAATGTAGCTGAAAAATACGGTATCTCAAAAGAAGCTCAAGATCAATATGCATTATTAAGTTATACACGAAGCTGGGAATCTCAATATAATGGACACTTCAATGAAGAGATTATTCCAGTTGGTGATTTCGACCAAGATGAAGTATTTTACAAAAAAAGAAAAATGGAAGAACTTTTAAAAAGAGCAAAACCTGTCTTTAAAAAGAATGGTACGGTCACAGCTGCAAATAGTTGTGGCATTCATGATGGAGCCTCGGCTGTACTAATCATGGAAGAAAATGAAGCGATAAAAAACGGTTTAAAACCAGTATTACGATTTGTGGATAGTCAAGTTTCTGGTGTTCATCCTAATTATCCAGGTGCAGCACCGATCCCTGCTATTCGAGATTTATTAAGTATAAACAATTTAACAGTTTCAGATATTGAACTTTTTGAAATAAATGAGGCTTTTTCTTCAAAAGTATTAGCCTGTTCAAAAGAACTTTCCATCCCTACTTCCAAGTTGAATTGTAATGGTGGAGCATTAACGATCGGTCATCCATATGGGGCTTCTGGAAGCATCATGGTCACGAAACTTTTTTATGAAGTACAAAGAAGAACAAATTTAGAATCAAATTATGTAGTCACTGCAATTGGAAGTGGTGGTGGAATCGGATTAGCTGTCTTATTCGAAATCGTAAAACAAAATTAAAAAATGATAATGTAATAAAAAGTATAAAGAGAGGTAAACGTATGAAAGTAATTGGTTCAATTGATCTACATACACGCTGTAAACATTACCATACAGCAAGAGATATCATTGCCATCAAATTCAAATGCTGTGATACATACTATGGATGTTATTATTGCCATGAGGAAAACACTAATCATGAACCAAAAGTCTGGGGTAAAGATGAATGGCAAACAAAAGCAATTCTTTGTGGTAATTGTCATGAGGAATTAACAATTCAAGAATATCAAGATTGTAACTATAAATGTCCTAAATGTGAATTTGATTTTAATCCAGGGTGTAAAAACCATTACCATTTGTATTTTGAATGAATAGAAACTACTCGAATAATTTATGTATACGGAGCTGAATATGCAGCTCTTTATTTTTGTTTAATCTTTGTTTATATCCCTTAATATTGTAGCTTCATCTTCAGTTTTCTTGCCATTTTTTACTTTTTTATCTATTATTTCATGTAAAAGAAAAAGGATGCCAGTCGGCCTCCTTGTTTAATGAACATTATTAAACTTTTATGATTGTGTTTGAAGAGCAACTCTCAAACCTAACCCAATATAGACTAACCCAATCGCTTTCCCCATCCATTTTGGTCCTTTTGTTTTTTTACTAAAGATTTTTTTACCGATTACACTTGATAAAAGCACTAGTAAAGTTGTGTATAAAATACTAAGTAATACAAATGTCAAACCAAGAGTTAAAAGTTGAATGAATACCGGATGTCCATTATGTTGAACAAATTGAGGTAAAAAGGCTAAGAAAAATAGTGCAGTTTTAGGGTTTAATACTTCTATTAGCACTGCTTGACGAAAAGAAAGTTTACTATTTACTTCTTTTTGTTCTGTTGAATTTTTACTGTTTTTCGACTTTTTTATGATTGCAGTGATTCCTAAATAAAATAAATAAGCCGCACCTAAATATTTGACGATTTCAAAAGCAAATGCAGATGTCATTAAAATTGCAGAAAGTCCAAATACGGATGCACATGTATGAATTAAATCACCGACAGCAATCCCAATACCTGTTAAGATACCATTCCATTTCCCACCTTTCATTGTTTGGGATAATGTTAAAAGTACAGCCGGACCTGGTATTAAAAATAGCATTAATACAACTAAAATAAATGAAAACATGATCATCATCTCCTCTCGTTATGTATTTTTAGAATATTATACAACATAATTTTGCAGTAATTGCCTTAATTGTCATTTATTTCAAAAAAAAATAAGCCGATTTTCTCATTTGGAAATCGGCTTTTGTATTCAACAATTATAATATTTCAATATATCCTTCTGTTCCATTAACACGAATTCTTTGCC
This genomic interval from Gottfriedia acidiceleris contains the following:
- a CDS encoding AMP-binding protein, encoding MANITETYQKNARLSPDKIAIHTNNNQISYKEWSQLINQTANWLHSYLLNSKTIGILLPNGIQFLQMFTAASKAGWIAVPYDMKWNVADLEKRVKLSNPSIIVTTKEMYNKIHSIHPNLKILDDILQEIAQFDPLPSMEINENLPFYVGFTSGTTGSPKAFIRSQDSWVASFDCNRFDFGLNETDQILIPGALIHSHFLYGAISTLYLGGTVILLEKFSPINVISRINSFPITTIYVVPTMIEALIREGIQVDQAIKILSSGAKWTEKSKIEFRHLFPAITIYEFFGASELSFITVLSDRDGVHKAKTVGKPCYGVELQIRRPDQELAKPNETGKIYVKSKYLINGYFEENEKTIYSIQDNDGWATVHDMGFIDEDGFLTINGREKNMILYGGINIFPEEIEKVISLHPDVEEVAVVGLSNPYWGQIVAAVIKGKSNSVELKRFCKTHLSAYKIPRKWFFQNEMPYTTSGKIARAELIKQIEMQVTNN
- a CDS encoding acetyl-CoA C-acyltransferase; the protein is MKRAVIVKAKRTPIGKKGGILRDFLPHELTAPLFKYLAKGLDEKIDDIIIGNVVGPGGNVARVSALEADLPLTVPGITIDRQCSAGLEAIRMACYLVQGGAGNCYLAGGVESSSTSPFPARARFAPDKIGDPDMGIAAENVAEKYGISKEAQDQYALLSYTRSWESQYNGHFNEEIIPVGDFDQDEVFYKKRKMEELLKRAKPVFKKNGTVTAANSCGIHDGASAVLIMEENEAIKNGLKPVLRFVDSQVSGVHPNYPGAAPIPAIRDLLSINNLTVSDIELFEINEAFSSKVLACSKELSIPTSKLNCNGGALTIGHPYGASGSIMVTKLFYEVQRRTNLESNYVVTAIGSGGGIGLAVLFEIVKQN
- a CDS encoding CHY zinc finger protein, with product MKVIGSIDLHTRCKHYHTARDIIAIKFKCCDTYYGCYYCHEENTNHEPKVWGKDEWQTKAILCGNCHEELTIQEYQDCNYKCPKCEFDFNPGCKNHYHLYFE
- a CDS encoding LysE family translocator, with the protein product MFSFILVVLMLFLIPGPAVLLTLSQTMKGGKWNGILTGIGIAVGDLIHTCASVFGLSAILMTSAFAFEIVKYLGAAYLFYLGITAIIKKSKNSKNSTEQKEVNSKLSFRQAVLIEVLNPKTALFFLAFLPQFVQHNGHPVFIQLLTLGLTFVLLSILYTTLLVLLSSVIGKKIFSKKTKGPKWMGKAIGLVYIGLGLRVALQTQS